One genomic region from Kamptonema formosum PCC 6407 encodes:
- a CDS encoding chemotaxis protein CheW: protein MKVMSNDCWNKIGVEGDRSCEQLKAVIHCRNCPVYSAAGRSLLEREAPPEYVNEWTEVLAKSHPDHYQTPLGGTIVPSGETISVAICLLGGEWLALPVRLLQEVTDPCVIHTLPHRNSELFMGLVNIRGEILMCVSLQHLLDLQANVNSSERPTSVAAKRMIVVAKKDNRWVFIVDEVCGIHRFQLGELQNTPVVISKASEAYTKGVILWQGHKVNYLDADLLFYTLNRRIL, encoded by the coding sequence ATGAAAGTAATGAGTAATGATTGCTGGAACAAAATAGGAGTTGAGGGCGATCGTTCCTGCGAGCAACTCAAAGCAGTAATACACTGTCGGAACTGCCCCGTTTATTCTGCGGCTGGACGCAGTTTATTAGAAAGGGAAGCACCACCAGAGTATGTAAATGAGTGGACAGAGGTACTAGCAAAAAGTCATCCAGATCATTATCAAACACCACTTGGCGGGACTATAGTTCCTTCAGGAGAAACTATATCAGTTGCGATCTGTCTACTAGGTGGTGAATGGTTAGCTCTGCCAGTAAGGTTGCTTCAGGAAGTAACAGATCCCTGTGTTATTCATACCTTACCTCACCGCAACAGCGAACTTTTTATGGGTTTGGTCAACATTAGAGGTGAAATTCTAATGTGTGTTTCCCTCCAGCATCTTCTTGACCTGCAAGCTAACGTTAACTCTTCAGAACGTCCCACTTCTGTTGCTGCTAAAAGGATGATAGTTGTGGCAAAAAAAGATAATCGCTGGGTTTTTATCGTTGACGAAGTTTGCGGTATTCATCGCTTCCAGCTCGGAGAATTACAAAATACACCCGTAGTGATTTCAAAAGCATCAGAAGCTTATACAAAAGGGGTAATTCTGTGGCAGGGGCATAAGGTGAATTACCTCGATGCTGATTTATTATTTTATACCTTAAATAGGAGAATATTATGA
- a CDS encoding methyl-accepting chemotaxis protein, giving the protein MMLRASMMARQVRGYLLVGNAEGALQSFENQKNLYLEARKEVEILISDNSNAQQKEKFTKMIELENQFEELSKRTFRLRDEGKLQEAVTTYLAESKNNLGEFDKINEEFTQIEQESLKSMSEETERAIKLISLSSIAITAIALVVAYMIFNLAKNLSALIQQIQQAGIKITSSSTQIAASGKELEATMTEQAASTNEIAATIKEIAATSSQLVKTMDEVEYTSQATAQGTVNSQKELIQMEKTMRILAEATNTISSKLGTISDKANNINSIVTTITKVADQTNLLSLNAAIEAEKAGEYGTGFAVVAREIRRLADQTAVATLDIENTVKEMQSSVSTGVMEMDKFTKDVERGVEDVRNIGTNLESIIGQVQTLTPRFQQVSTSMEGQSEGANQISEGMVQLSEASSQTTQSLREINNAIADLNETAHGLRQRVSGFNVG; this is encoded by the coding sequence ATGATGTTGAGAGCTTCCATGATGGCTAGACAAGTTCGCGGCTATCTACTTGTGGGAAATGCTGAGGGTGCTTTACAATCTTTTGAGAACCAGAAAAATCTGTATTTGGAAGCTAGGAAAGAGGTAGAAATACTAATTTCAGACAATTCCAATGCCCAACAAAAAGAAAAATTCACTAAGATGATAGAGCTAGAAAATCAATTTGAAGAACTATCGAAAAGAACTTTCCGTTTGAGAGATGAAGGTAAGCTACAAGAGGCGGTAACTACATATCTGGCAGAATCGAAAAACAATTTAGGAGAATTCGACAAAATAAATGAAGAATTTACCCAAATCGAGCAAGAATCTTTGAAATCGATGAGTGAGGAAACAGAAAGAGCGATTAAGTTAATAAGTTTATCATCTATAGCCATTACAGCCATAGCCCTAGTGGTGGCATATATGATCTTTAACCTAGCGAAAAACTTGAGTGCATTAATTCAACAGATACAGCAAGCAGGGATTAAAATTACTAGCTCTAGCACCCAAATCGCAGCTTCTGGGAAGGAACTTGAAGCAACCATGACGGAACAGGCGGCCTCCACTAATGAGATAGCTGCCACAATCAAGGAGATTGCTGCAACATCTTCACAACTGGTGAAGACTATGGATGAAGTTGAATATACATCGCAAGCTACGGCTCAGGGGACGGTGAATAGTCAAAAAGAATTAATACAGATGGAAAAAACTATGCGGATATTAGCAGAGGCAACTAATACGATTTCCTCAAAACTGGGGACAATTAGTGATAAAGCTAATAATATTAACAGCATTGTTACTACTATTACAAAAGTAGCGGATCAAACTAATTTACTCTCGCTTAATGCGGCAATTGAAGCGGAAAAAGCTGGGGAGTACGGAACGGGGTTTGCTGTGGTGGCGCGTGAAATTCGCCGCTTAGCCGATCAGACAGCAGTGGCGACATTAGATATTGAGAACACGGTAAAAGAGATGCAAAGCTCAGTTTCAACAGGGGTAATGGAAATGGATAAGTTTACTAAAGATGTAGAGCGAGGTGTGGAAGATGTCCGTAATATTGGCACAAATTTAGAGTCGATTATTGGGCAAGTACAAACCTTAACTCCTCGCTTTCAACAGGTCAGTACCAGCATGGAAGGACAGTCAGAAGGGGCAAATCAAATCAGTGAAGGAATGGTGCAGCTAAGCGAAGCTTCTTCGCAAACTACTCAATCTCTACGTGAGATTAACAATGCGATCGCAGACTTGAATGAAACGGCACACGGCTTACGTCAGCGAGTCTCTGGTTTTAATGTTGGTTAG
- a CDS encoding methyl-accepting chemotaxis protein: MVFFNSRQTAETFQSVNTAQNMIIETDDMILRVSLMARQVRGYLLVGNAEGALQSFDKEENNFEEAANRAQRLIKTIGEREQEQRFARMLEIKNQFQELAKRTFVLKDQGQQKQAVDSYLAESKNILGEFDKLLREFRQEQLDILAKHIGRTESALSSLKIASIVIPIIALAIALTVGFLISQIVEGIISRVAQVQGQAEKVATGDLSTKVEVFDNTKDEIGKLQLAFVKMTENLNSLIRQVQQSGIQITSSATQIAASGKQLEATITEQVASTNQVAATARAIATTSGQLVKTMDEVEHTSNITAQSAGESQKDLMQMEKTMRKLADATGSISNKLGVISDKANNINSIVTTITKVADQTNLLSLNAAIEAEKAGEYGTGFAVVAREIRRLADQTAVATLDIENMVKEMQSAVSTGVMEMDKFTKEVELGVEDVRNIGTKLDTIIDQVQNLTPRFQQVTGSMEGQSQGAQQISEAMVQLSEASSQTAQSLREINGAISQLNEAAQGLRQEVSRFKVASS; the protein is encoded by the coding sequence ATGGTTTTTTTTAATAGTCGGCAAACAGCCGAAACTTTCCAAAGTGTAAATACAGCCCAAAATATGATTATTGAAACCGATGATATGATTTTGAGGGTTTCGTTGATGGCTAGGCAAGTTCGCGGTTATCTACTGGTTGGCAATGCTGAGGGTGCTTTACAATCTTTTGATAAAGAAGAAAATAATTTTGAGGAGGCAGCTAACCGTGCCCAAAGGCTCATCAAAACAATAGGAGAGCGAGAACAGGAACAAAGATTTGCAAGAATGCTTGAAATCAAAAATCAGTTTCAAGAGTTGGCTAAAAGAACTTTCGTTCTGAAAGATCAAGGTCAGCAAAAACAGGCAGTAGATTCGTATTTGGCAGAATCTAAAAACATTCTTGGAGAATTCGACAAATTGCTCCGGGAATTTCGCCAAGAACAGCTTGACATATTGGCAAAACATATTGGGCGCACAGAAAGTGCTCTTAGTTCCCTAAAAATTGCATCTATAGTCATTCCCATAATAGCTTTAGCTATAGCTTTGACGGTGGGATTTCTAATTTCACAAATTGTAGAGGGAATAATTAGCAGAGTTGCTCAGGTACAAGGACAGGCAGAAAAGGTGGCTACTGGGGATCTGAGCACGAAAGTGGAAGTTTTTGATAATACTAAGGATGAAATTGGAAAATTACAGCTTGCTTTCGTTAAAATGACTGAAAACCTGAATTCATTAATCCGCCAAGTTCAACAATCCGGAATTCAAATTACCTCTTCTGCCACCCAAATTGCAGCTTCAGGCAAGCAACTAGAAGCAACAATCACCGAACAAGTTGCTTCCACCAATCAGGTAGCCGCTACAGCCAGAGCAATTGCTACCACTTCTGGACAATTGGTAAAAACAATGGATGAAGTTGAACATACATCTAATATAACTGCACAGTCGGCTGGTGAGAGTCAAAAAGATTTGATGCAGATGGAAAAAACGATGCGGAAGTTGGCAGATGCTACAGGGAGCATTTCTAACAAACTTGGAGTAATTAGCGATAAAGCCAATAACATTAATAGCATCGTTACTACGATTACAAAAGTAGCGGATCAAACAAATTTACTCTCATTAAATGCGGCCATTGAAGCGGAAAAAGCTGGGGAATACGGAACTGGGTTTGCGGTGGTGGCGCGTGAAATTCGCCGTTTAGCTGACCAAACGGCAGTGGCGACATTAGATATCGAGAATATGGTCAAAGAAATGCAAAGTGCTGTTTCTACAGGGGTAATGGAAATGGATAAGTTTACCAAAGAAGTAGAGCTAGGAGTGGAAGATGTTCGTAATATTGGCACAAAATTAGATACAATTATTGACCAAGTGCAAAACCTAACTCCTCGCTTTCAACAGGTGACAGGCAGCATGGAAGGGCAGTCACAGGGGGCGCAGCAAATTAGCGAGGCAATGGTGCAGCTCAGTGAAGCTTCATCGCAAACAGCTCAATCCTTGCGTGAGATTAACGGTGCTATTAGCCAATTAAATGAGGCGGCACAAGGCTTGCGTCAAGAAGTCTCTCGTTTTAAAGTTGCAAGTAGTTGA
- a CDS encoding CheR family methyltransferase, whose amino-acid sequence MTVTLQAQIESLLKDKMGWSASILGSKEIARAVKKRMLAEDSPDLQTYLQQLQISTQELEELIELLIVPETWFFRDWEPFTFLERYVKAEWLPMQYHRILRVLSVPCSSGEEPYSIAMTLLKAGLTPNQFQIDAVDISKRSLDKAREAAYSPNSFRVKNLEFQNLYFTKVANKYHLHDLVRTAVNFMQGNLVAPNFTNGKNPYDVIFCRNVLIYFDDAARAKAIGTLNSLLKNEGLLFLGHAEQAQILASSFISVQHPFAFAYQKKDKNKGRARNEERVQIRNKHLTSTSDFSPRSERKNNFPQFRENDFTVKRQNATLTNQESTELRTAFSNGQKISAKEIISGQNLINLPVSNLENARKLADTGQLSESGRICEAYLKENSTSVEAYILLGQVYQAKGMENQAEQCFQKAVYLEPNNSDALLHLALLKEQGGDLARAAVLRQRIQRLQKP is encoded by the coding sequence ATGACCGTAACGCTCCAAGCTCAAATTGAGTCACTCCTGAAAGATAAAATGGGTTGGTCTGCGAGCATTCTTGGCTCTAAGGAAATTGCCAGAGCTGTAAAAAAACGGATGCTAGCTGAGGATTCGCCCGATCTACAAACTTATCTACAGCAATTGCAAATATCAACCCAAGAATTAGAAGAACTAATTGAATTATTAATTGTACCGGAAACTTGGTTTTTTCGAGATTGGGAACCATTTACTTTTTTAGAGCGGTATGTCAAAGCAGAGTGGCTACCAATGCAATATCACCGCATCTTGCGCGTACTCAGCGTACCCTGTTCTTCGGGAGAAGAGCCTTACTCAATTGCTATGACCCTCCTCAAGGCCGGTTTGACACCTAACCAATTTCAAATTGATGCCGTAGACATTAGTAAAAGATCCTTAGATAAAGCTCGAGAAGCCGCGTACAGCCCCAATTCATTTCGGGTAAAGAATCTAGAATTTCAGAATCTCTATTTTACCAAAGTTGCCAATAAATATCACTTGCATGACCTAGTTAGAACTGCTGTTAATTTCATGCAAGGAAATCTAGTTGCTCCGAATTTTACGAACGGCAAAAATCCTTATGATGTCATCTTCTGCCGCAACGTCTTAATTTATTTTGACGATGCAGCTAGAGCTAAAGCAATTGGCACTTTAAATAGTTTATTGAAAAATGAAGGGCTGCTGTTTTTAGGACACGCCGAGCAAGCACAGATATTAGCATCTTCGTTTATCTCAGTACAACATCCTTTTGCTTTTGCCTACCAAAAAAAAGACAAAAATAAAGGCAGAGCGAGAAATGAAGAAAGAGTGCAAATTAGAAATAAGCACTTAACATCTACCTCAGATTTTAGTCCTCGCTCAGAGCGAAAAAACAACTTTCCTCAATTCAGGGAGAACGATTTCACAGTCAAAAGACAAAATGCTACACTCACAAATCAGGAGTCTACAGAATTGAGAACTGCTTTCTCGAACGGTCAAAAAATATCTGCTAAAGAAATAATTTCTGGTCAAAACTTAATTAACCTGCCAGTTTCCAACCTTGAAAATGCACGGAAGTTAGCCGATACAGGACAGTTAAGCGAATCTGGTAGAATTTGCGAAGCTTATCTCAAAGAAAACAGTACCAGCGTTGAGGCTTATATCTTACTAGGGCAAGTTTATCAAGCTAAAGGGATGGAAAATCAGGCAGAGCAATGCTTTCAAAAAGCAGTTTATCTTGAACCTAACAACTCTGACGCACTCCTGCATCTGGCTTTACTTAAAGAACAGGGTGGGGATCTTGCTAGAGCAGCCGTCTTACGGCAACGTATCCAGCGCCTGCAAAAGCCTTAG
- a CDS encoding chemotaxis protein CheW: MLMLLFYVGKNLYALDTSQVVEVIPRVILRKTYQMPDYVAGMFQYRSAIVPVIDLCHLIQGQPSCSYLSTRIIMVNYVGKDNAKRCIGLMAERVTETLNKPDSDLEDAATHLNEAAGYLGEMIMDDKGMIQRIRLEYLLSDPQHQYLLAGKNDDRNAPSSN, encoded by the coding sequence ATGCTAATGCTACTATTCTATGTAGGTAAAAACCTTTACGCACTTGATACTTCTCAGGTAGTTGAAGTTATACCTAGAGTAATTCTTAGGAAAACTTACCAAATGCCTGATTACGTGGCAGGTATGTTTCAATATCGCTCTGCGATTGTACCAGTCATCGATCTGTGCCATTTAATTCAAGGACAGCCAAGTTGCTCCTACTTAAGCACTCGAATTATCATGGTAAATTACGTTGGGAAAGATAACGCTAAGCGTTGTATTGGATTGATGGCGGAACGAGTAACGGAAACATTAAATAAGCCAGATAGCGATCTTGAAGATGCCGCCACCCACTTAAATGAAGCTGCTGGTTATTTAGGAGAAATGATTATGGATGATAAAGGTATGATTCAGCGTATTAGGTTAGAATATTTGCTGTCCGATCCCCAGCACCAATATTTACTAGCAGGAAAGAACGATGACCGTAACGCTCCAAGCTCAAATTGA
- a CDS encoding tetratricopeptide repeat protein — MASRADKSSKLIDKATVLAKSGNWGEEARKINSSIIELDPKNADAHTRLARCHVLLGNLDSAEQVYEKVLKIYPENLVAKNNLSKLKKNRPLFTGDKLL, encoded by the coding sequence ATGGCTAGTCGTGCTGACAAATCTTCCAAGCTAATTGACAAAGCTACGGTTTTAGCCAAATCTGGCAATTGGGGAGAAGAGGCCAGGAAAATAAATAGTTCGATTATTGAGTTAGACCCCAAAAATGCTGATGCTCATACGCGGTTGGCGCGGTGTCATGTTTTATTGGGAAATCTCGATAGTGCGGAACAAGTCTATGAAAAAGTGCTGAAAATTTATCCTGAGAATTTAGTGGCTAAAAATAATCTGTCTAAGCTAAAAAAGAATCGACCTTTATTTACGGGAGATAAACTCCTCTAG
- the sufR gene encoding iron-sulfur cluster biosynthesis transcriptional regulator SufR: protein MMTTTQQHSTKQDILQYLLREGKGTALELAESLDVSPQAIRRHLKDLETEGLIQYQSLQVGMGRPQHIYELTSQGRDRFPNRYGEFAVSLLDTLAETVGREGVIALLEKQWERKAMEYRRLVGKGSVEERVARLVELRRIEGYMAECYPVDDSDTQNQGAGNKFIFMEHNCAISNVAETFPSVCGNELEMFAEVLPDCTVQRTHWIINGEHRCGYLITSK, encoded by the coding sequence ATGATGACGACTACTCAGCAGCATTCCACGAAACAAGATATCCTGCAATATTTGCTTAGGGAAGGTAAGGGGACGGCCCTAGAGTTGGCGGAGTCTCTGGATGTAAGTCCGCAGGCAATTCGTCGCCACCTCAAGGACTTGGAAACTGAAGGGTTGATTCAGTATCAATCGCTACAGGTAGGGATGGGGCGACCCCAGCATATTTATGAGCTTACAAGTCAAGGGCGCGATCGCTTTCCTAACCGTTATGGCGAGTTTGCAGTTTCCCTTCTTGATACTTTAGCCGAAACTGTGGGCCGTGAGGGTGTGATCGCATTGTTAGAAAAACAATGGGAACGCAAGGCGATGGAATATCGCCGTCTGGTGGGAAAAGGTTCTGTAGAAGAACGGGTAGCGAGGTTGGTAGAACTTCGCAGGATTGAGGGCTACATGGCTGAATGCTATCCTGTAGATGATAGCGATACTCAGAATCAGGGTGCGGGGAATAAATTTATATTTATGGAACATAATTGTGCAATTTCTAATGTTGCTGAGACTTTCCCCAGCGTCTGTGGTAATGAGTTAGAAATGTTTGCAGAGGTGCTGCCAGATTGTACGGTACAGCGGACTCACTGGATTATTAATGGTGAGCATCGGTGCGGTTATTTGATTACCAGTAAATGA
- the sufB gene encoding Fe-S cluster assembly protein SufB, with translation MSATVQTLVNQPYKYGFVTEIESDTIPRGLSEDVVRLISSKKNEPAFMLEFRLKAYRQWLKMTEPTWPHVSYPPINYQEIIYYSAPRQKPKKLNSLEEVDPVLLETFEKLGISLSEQKRLSNVAVDAVFDSVSVATTFREKLAKDGVIFCSISEAVKDYPELIEKYLGSVVPVGDNYFAALNSAVFSDGSFVYIPKGVKCPMELSTYFRINNGDSGQFERTLIIAEAGSSVSYLEGCTAPMFDTNQLHAAVVELVALDNADIKYSTVQNWYAGDENGKGGIYNFVTKRGLCQGVNSKISWTQVETGSAITWKYPSCVLVGDNSVGEFYSVALTNHKQQADTGTKMVHIGKNTRSTIISKGISAGKSSNSYRGLVKMGPNSKGSRNYSQCDSMLIGDNAQANTFPYIQVQNHTAKVEHEASTSKIGEDQLFFFAQRGISPEDAISMMISGFCKDVFNQLPMEFAVEADKLLSLKLEGSVG, from the coding sequence ATGAGCGCTACCGTCCAAACCTTAGTCAATCAGCCCTATAAATACGGCTTTGTCACCGAAATCGAGTCAGACACCATCCCTCGCGGCCTAAGCGAAGATGTCGTCCGCCTGATTTCCTCCAAGAAAAATGAGCCCGCCTTCATGCTGGAATTTAGGCTCAAGGCCTATAGGCAATGGCTGAAAATGACCGAGCCCACTTGGCCCCACGTCAGCTACCCCCCCATCAACTACCAAGAAATCATTTATTATTCGGCACCCCGGCAAAAACCTAAAAAGCTAAATAGTCTCGAAGAAGTTGACCCAGTTTTGTTAGAAACCTTCGAGAAACTAGGCATTTCCTTGTCTGAGCAAAAACGGCTTAGTAACGTTGCCGTTGACGCAGTTTTTGATAGCGTTTCCGTCGCTACCACCTTTAGAGAAAAACTCGCCAAAGATGGCGTAATTTTCTGTTCGATTTCCGAAGCAGTCAAAGACTACCCCGAACTAATAGAAAAATATCTCGGTAGTGTTGTCCCCGTAGGTGATAACTACTTCGCCGCCCTCAATTCTGCCGTATTTAGCGACGGTTCCTTCGTCTATATTCCCAAAGGCGTAAAATGCCCGATGGAATTATCTACATATTTTCGCATCAATAACGGCGATTCTGGGCAATTTGAACGCACATTAATTATCGCCGAAGCAGGTAGCAGTGTTAGCTATTTGGAAGGCTGCACCGCCCCGATGTTTGATACTAACCAATTACACGCCGCTGTTGTAGAATTGGTAGCATTAGATAATGCTGACATCAAATATTCAACAGTGCAAAATTGGTATGCAGGCGACGAAAATGGTAAAGGCGGCATTTACAACTTTGTCACCAAGCGCGGGTTGTGTCAGGGAGTCAATTCTAAGATTTCTTGGACGCAAGTTGAAACCGGTTCGGCAATTACTTGGAAGTATCCCAGTTGCGTGCTCGTAGGTGACAATTCTGTGGGAGAATTTTACTCAGTAGCCCTGACCAATCACAAGCAGCAAGCTGACACCGGTACTAAGATGGTGCATATTGGCAAAAATACCCGCAGTACAATTATTTCTAAGGGGATTTCGGCGGGAAAATCATCCAATAGCTATCGTGGTTTGGTGAAAATGGGCCCCAATTCTAAGGGTTCTCGGAATTATTCTCAGTGCGATTCCATGTTGATTGGCGATAATGCTCAGGCTAATACTTTCCCTTATATTCAAGTGCAAAATCACACCGCGAAGGTTGAGCATGAAGCTTCTACCTCCAAGATTGGAGAGGATCAATTGTTCTTTTTTGCACAACGGGGAATTTCCCCAGAGGATGCGATTTCGATGATGATTAGCGGTTTCTGTAAGGATGTTTTCAATCAATTGCCGATGGAATTTGCTGTGGAGGCTGACAAGTTATTGAGCTTGAAGTTAGAAGGCAGTGTTGGTTAA
- the sufC gene encoding Fe-S cluster assembly ATPase SufC, with product MIVENSQVILSVQNLTADVDGTKILKGLNLEIKAGEIHAIMGPNGSGKSTFSKILAGHPAYTVTGGEVIFLGQNLLELSPQERSLAGVFLAFQYPLEIPGVSNLDFLRVAYNSRRKHQGLEELDTFDFQDLVEQKLEIVKMNPAFLDRSVNEGFSGGEKKRNEILQMALLEPKLAILDETDSGLDIDALKIVATGVNHLANAENAMLVITHYQRLLNYIVPDYVHVMEGGRILTTGNKDLALELEARGYDWVVEAEASEVAAR from the coding sequence ATGATTGTTGAAAATAGTCAAGTTATATTGTCAGTTCAGAATTTAACGGCTGATGTTGATGGGACGAAAATCCTTAAAGGTTTGAACCTAGAAATTAAAGCAGGTGAAATTCACGCGATTATGGGGCCAAATGGTTCTGGGAAAAGCACTTTTTCTAAAATTTTAGCTGGTCATCCTGCTTATACAGTCACGGGTGGCGAGGTAATTTTCTTGGGACAAAATTTGCTGGAATTATCACCGCAAGAACGCTCTTTAGCGGGTGTATTTTTGGCTTTCCAATATCCCTTGGAAATTCCGGGAGTGAGTAATCTTGACTTTTTGCGCGTAGCTTACAATTCCCGTCGCAAGCATCAGGGATTAGAAGAACTTGATACTTTTGATTTTCAAGATTTAGTAGAGCAAAAGCTGGAGATTGTCAAGATGAATCCAGCTTTTCTCGACCGCAGCGTGAATGAGGGTTTTTCTGGCGGCGAGAAAAAGCGGAATGAGATTCTGCAAATGGCGCTATTAGAACCGAAATTAGCAATTTTAGACGAGACTGATTCGGGTTTAGATATCGATGCGCTGAAAATTGTCGCAACTGGCGTAAATCACTTAGCAAATGCTGAGAATGCCATGTTAGTAATTACCCATTATCAGCGGTTGTTAAATTACATTGTCCCCGATTATGTTCACGTCATGGAAGGCGGGCGAATTCTGACTACTGGCAATAAAGATTTGGCGCTGGAATTGGAAGCACGCGGTTATGATTGGGTAGTAGAAGCTGAAGCATCAGAGGTGGCGGCGCGATGA
- the sufD gene encoding Fe-S cluster assembly protein SufD, whose product MTTQVINREKFLPNLVSQFRQLGKGKRETCAYGLKDLRDIATEYVLAAAFPTTKDEEWRFTNLSPLLEIPFQVAENKQLDIGLSDITLPVSSKEDLPLRLVFVNGYYAPQLSSVQSSLLPTLALEFYAGNLSNAPGPYHARIREHLSKHQQQSEVFSALNIAGLVDAAVVFVPQDKAIDTPIHLLFFTIAGATPVMCQPHCLVIAEPGSSITLVEDYATIGNVSTFTNAMTEIVVGENATVNHLRIQREGGDAFHIGKSTISQSRHSRYTCHAISLGAKISRHNLEVTQAGEGTETTLNGLTLIGGEQLADTHSVIGFNYPHGMSRQLHKCIVDDKAHAVFNGKVFVPKLAQLTDAGQLNRNLLLSPKARVDTKPQLEIVADNVKCSHGATVSQLEDDEMFYLQSRGLDETTSRHLLIDAFAAEILNQLPVAAVRVMLARIVASRT is encoded by the coding sequence ATGACTACACAAGTTATTAATCGAGAAAAGTTTTTACCTAATTTAGTTAGTCAGTTTCGCCAACTTGGTAAAGGTAAGCGTGAAACTTGCGCTTACGGGTTAAAAGATTTGCGGGATATAGCAACAGAGTACGTGCTTGCTGCTGCTTTTCCAACTACAAAAGATGAGGAATGGCGGTTTACAAATTTGTCGCCGTTGTTAGAAATTCCTTTTCAGGTAGCTGAAAATAAGCAGTTAGATATTGGTTTGTCTGATATCACTTTACCCGTCAGCTCTAAGGAGGATTTGCCATTACGATTAGTATTCGTCAATGGTTATTATGCCCCCCAATTATCCAGCGTTCAATCCTCCCTACTGCCAACTTTGGCGCTAGAGTTTTATGCCGGAAATTTATCTAATGCACCTGGCCCTTACCATGCTCGAATTAGAGAGCATTTGAGTAAGCACCAGCAGCAAAGTGAAGTTTTTTCTGCTCTAAATATAGCGGGTTTAGTGGATGCGGCGGTGGTATTTGTACCCCAAGATAAGGCGATTGATACTCCTATTCATTTGCTATTTTTTACTATTGCTGGTGCAACTCCAGTGATGTGCCAGCCACATTGTTTAGTAATAGCTGAACCAGGTAGTAGTATCACATTGGTTGAGGATTATGCAACCATTGGCAATGTTTCTACTTTCACGAATGCGATGACAGAGATAGTAGTTGGTGAAAATGCTACTGTTAATCACCTTCGCATTCAGCGGGAAGGTGGAGATGCCTTTCATATTGGCAAGAGTACGATATCGCAATCTCGACATAGCCGTTATACCTGCCATGCTATTAGCTTGGGTGCGAAAATATCGCGGCATAATTTAGAAGTTACTCAGGCAGGTGAGGGAACTGAGACAACGCTAAATGGTTTAACCCTAATTGGCGGCGAACAGTTGGCAGATACTCACAGTGTAATCGGTTTTAATTATCCTCACGGCATGAGTCGCCAACTACATAAGTGCATTGTTGATGATAAAGCTCATGCTGTATTTAACGGCAAAGTTTTTGTACCGAAGCTTGCACAATTGACTGATGCAGGACAGCTAAACCGCAATTTATTGCTATCACCAAAAGCACGGGTTGATACTAAGCCTCAGTTAGAAATTGTTGCGGATAATGTTAAGTGTTCGCACGGTGCAACTGTCAGTCAATTAGAAGATGATGAGATGTTTTATCTGCAAAGTCGCGGTTTAGATGAAACAACCAGTCGGCATTTGTTAATTGATGCCTTTGCAGCCGAAATTCTCAATCAGTTACCTGTGGCTGCGGTGCGGGTAATGCTGGCTCGTATTGTCGCGAGTCGTACTTAA